The following proteins are co-located in the Acidicapsa acidisoli genome:
- a CDS encoding Gfo/Idh/MocA family protein, with translation MLRKLLLGRLNHTLLVLMLLTFACGISRAVTPGAPIRVVIVGLVHDHARGLFGPLSKNTNMQLVGISEPDTKLAERYASQFHLDHKLFFTDMNTMLDQLHPDAVLVYTDIQDHRKVIEAAAQRGISSMVEKPLATTIADAIAIRKAAREHHVQVLVNYETTWYSSNAEAIREVNQGKLGEVRRVVVHDGHEGPKEIGVGPEFLNWLTDPEKNGAGAMFDFGCYGADLMTLIMHGETPLSVTAVALTDKPGIYPKVDDDATIIVRYPKAQAVLQPSWNWPFSRKDMEVYGSTGYAITEAADHMRARYAGEKAESEVTVPPLADNQQSSLNYLAAVLRGQVKAEGDLSSLDTNMIVMQILDAARESAKTGRTINLKPLPQ, from the coding sequence ATGCTTCGCAAACTCCTGCTCGGACGGCTCAATCACACTCTTCTGGTTCTAATGCTCTTGACGTTCGCCTGCGGCATTTCTCGCGCTGTAACACCGGGCGCGCCAATTCGCGTCGTCATCGTTGGCCTGGTTCACGACCATGCACGGGGGCTTTTTGGCCCGCTGTCCAAGAACACCAACATGCAACTGGTCGGAATCTCCGAGCCCGATACGAAGCTGGCGGAAAGATACGCATCCCAGTTTCATCTCGACCACAAGCTCTTCTTCACCGACATGAATACCATGCTCGACCAGCTTCATCCCGACGCGGTCCTCGTCTATACCGATATCCAGGACCACCGCAAGGTCATCGAAGCGGCGGCCCAGCGCGGCATCAGTTCCATGGTCGAGAAGCCATTGGCGACAACAATTGCCGATGCCATCGCCATTCGCAAAGCCGCCCGCGAACACCACGTCCAGGTCCTCGTGAACTACGAAACCACCTGGTACTCCAGCAACGCCGAAGCAATTCGCGAAGTAAATCAGGGCAAACTGGGCGAGGTACGCCGCGTCGTCGTACATGATGGCCACGAAGGCCCGAAGGAGATCGGCGTAGGGCCTGAATTCCTGAACTGGCTCACCGATCCGGAAAAGAACGGCGCAGGCGCCATGTTTGACTTCGGCTGCTACGGCGCCGATCTGATGACGTTGATTATGCACGGCGAAACTCCCCTCAGCGTCACCGCCGTAGCGCTCACCGACAAGCCCGGCATCTACCCAAAGGTCGATGACGACGCCACGATTATTGTGCGCTACCCCAAGGCGCAGGCAGTCCTGCAACCCTCATGGAACTGGCCTTTCAGCCGCAAGGATATGGAAGTGTACGGCTCGACAGGCTATGCCATCACCGAAGCCGCAGACCACATGCGCGCTCGCTATGCGGGCGAAAAAGCCGAATCGGAAGTGACAGTGCCGCCGCTGGCAGATAACCAGCAGAGCTCGCTTAACTATCTCGCCGCTGTTCTTCGCGGTCAGGTCAAAGCCGAAGGCGATCTCTCCTCACTCGACACCAACATGATCGTCATGCAAATCCTCGACGCCGCCCGCGAATCCGCCAAAACCGGCCGCACTATAAACCTGAAACCATTGCCGCAATAG
- a CDS encoding 3-keto-disaccharide hydrolase: MMRFPISKLLAFAAMTAMAASLSAQQTEKPKPEDTEIWEPVPAVVTPGANNTAPPSDAIVLFDGKNEDEWVSAKDHSPAKWTVADGVLTVSKDPVNGGSIETKRSFKNYQLHVEWKIPENITGSGQARGNSGVFLASTGPGDAGYELQVLDAFGNKTYVNGMAGSIYKQAIPLANPARKPGEWETYDVVWTAPTFNEDGSLKTPAYVTVFFNGVLVENHFELQGQTLYIGKPFYKKYDSAPIKLQAHGDKSEPISFRNIWIRELP, translated from the coding sequence ATGATGCGCTTTCCGATCTCAAAGCTCCTCGCATTCGCAGCCATGACTGCCATGGCCGCTTCCCTTTCCGCGCAACAGACGGAAAAGCCGAAACCCGAAGACACGGAAATATGGGAGCCGGTGCCGGCGGTGGTGACGCCGGGCGCAAACAACACGGCGCCTCCATCAGACGCAATCGTACTTTTCGACGGAAAGAACGAGGATGAATGGGTGTCGGCGAAGGACCATTCGCCGGCCAAGTGGACGGTTGCTGACGGGGTGTTGACAGTGAGCAAGGACCCCGTCAACGGTGGCAGCATCGAGACCAAGCGGAGCTTCAAGAACTACCAGCTCCATGTCGAGTGGAAGATACCGGAGAATATTACCGGCTCCGGTCAGGCGCGCGGCAACAGCGGAGTCTTTCTCGCCTCCACCGGGCCGGGAGACGCAGGGTACGAGCTGCAGGTGCTGGATGCTTTCGGCAACAAGACCTACGTCAACGGGATGGCGGGCAGCATCTACAAGCAGGCGATTCCGCTGGCGAATCCGGCGCGAAAGCCAGGCGAGTGGGAGACATACGATGTGGTGTGGACTGCGCCTACGTTCAACGAGGACGGCTCTCTGAAGACGCCGGCGTATGTCACGGTCTTTTTCAACGGCGTACTGGTCGAGAATCACTTTGAATTGCAAGGTCAAACGCTCTACATCGGCAAGCCGTTCTACAAGAAGTATGACTCTGCGCCCATCAAATTGCAGGCGCATGGCGACAAGAGCGAGCCGATCAGCTTCCGGAATATCTGGATCCGCGAACTGCCCTAA
- a CDS encoding cytochrome-c peroxidase, whose product MAPILHFNATQQDFYGGNFWDMRATGARLQSAAAEQSQGPPTNPVEMGLPDTACVAYRLSRGNYATLFVKVCGPSLQSIQWPADAEKTCSTPVGRNSVGPQLSLSTEDRNRANAVYDQFALAIAAYEASPGVNAFSSKFDAFLAGQATLTAQEQHGYALFNGHAQCNTCHLSGNANGATGGTVADAAPLFTDFTSSNLGLPKNLDLPFYHENKPDQHGFVANPQGLAFVDLGVGAFLSGSQGTPVPDQSWIQLAPQFDGKVQVPTLRNVDLRPYPGFVKSYMHNGYLKSLKEVVHFYNTRDAKCPTANDPNVKKTC is encoded by the coding sequence TTGGCTCCCATCCTGCATTTCAACGCCACTCAGCAGGACTTCTACGGAGGAAATTTCTGGGATATGCGGGCTACTGGAGCAAGGCTTCAGAGCGCCGCGGCGGAACAGTCCCAGGGGCCGCCAACAAATCCTGTAGAAATGGGTCTACCGGACACTGCCTGCGTGGCGTACCGGTTATCGCGCGGAAACTATGCCACTCTCTTCGTTAAGGTGTGTGGGCCGTCGCTGCAATCGATTCAATGGCCCGCGGATGCGGAAAAGACCTGCAGCACTCCGGTCGGCAGGAATAGTGTAGGGCCGCAGTTGAGCCTCAGCACCGAGGACAGAAACCGTGCAAATGCCGTCTACGATCAATTTGCCTTGGCCATCGCGGCGTATGAGGCTTCACCAGGCGTTAATGCCTTTTCGTCCAAATTCGATGCCTTTCTGGCAGGGCAGGCTACGCTCACCGCGCAGGAGCAGCATGGCTATGCATTATTCAATGGCCACGCTCAGTGCAACACCTGCCATCTGAGCGGAAATGCCAACGGAGCTACTGGCGGAACGGTGGCGGACGCTGCGCCACTATTCACCGATTTCACCTCATCAAATCTCGGTCTGCCAAAAAATCTGGACCTTCCCTTCTACCACGAAAACAAGCCGGATCAGCATGGCTTCGTTGCTAATCCCCAAGGTCTGGCATTTGTGGATCTGGGAGTAGGAGCGTTTCTGAGCGGATCGCAGGGAACGCCGGTTCCTGACCAGTCCTGGATACAGCTAGCTCCGCAATTCGACGGCAAAGTGCAGGTGCCCACGCTGCGTAATGTCGATCTCAGGCCTTATCCCGGGTTCGTAAAGTCATATATGCATAACGGATACCTGAAGAGCCTGAAAGAAGTTGTGCACTTCTATAACACTCGCGATGCTAAGTGCCCGACCGCCAACGATCCGAATGTAAAGAAGACCTGCTAG
- a CDS encoding zinc-dependent alcohol dehydrogenase family protein, which yields MKAAVLRAPGGLDRIEVRDIPDPGQPGPGQIRIALHATSLNYHDLLVANGSLPTADRRVLMSDGAGVVEAVGEGVAEFRPGDHVVSCFFPQWQDGLPRVPVGDLAGTPGDGIDGFAAYFSVRAATAFTHAPRGWSHAETATITTAGVTAWRALVCDGQIKTGDTVLVLGTGGVSIAALQIAKMTGAAVIVTSSSDEKLERVRVLGADHVINYRQMPDWGKRVRDLTGGGVDHVVEAGGPGTLAQSITAVRVGGHISLIGVLTGLQGEVPTVDLMAKQARLQGLMVGSRRQQQDYVVALEQSGMRPVLDSSFPLDQLADAFRYQASGVYFGKVAVEW from the coding sequence ATGAAAGCTGCAGTCCTTCGTGCGCCTGGCGGATTGGATCGGATCGAGGTCCGCGACATCCCGGACCCTGGTCAGCCGGGGCCGGGCCAGATCCGGATCGCGCTCCACGCGACATCGCTCAACTACCACGACCTGCTGGTCGCCAATGGCAGTCTCCCGACCGCTGACCGTCGGGTATTGATGTCGGACGGCGCCGGTGTGGTCGAAGCCGTGGGCGAAGGCGTGGCGGAGTTCCGGCCAGGCGACCATGTCGTTTCCTGCTTCTTCCCTCAATGGCAGGATGGGCTGCCCAGGGTACCGGTGGGCGACCTCGCCGGCACGCCAGGCGATGGCATCGACGGCTTCGCCGCGTACTTTTCGGTACGTGCGGCGACGGCTTTCACGCACGCGCCACGCGGTTGGAGCCACGCCGAGACCGCAACCATTACCACCGCTGGGGTCACCGCCTGGCGGGCTCTGGTTTGCGATGGGCAAATCAAAACCGGCGACACAGTATTGGTTCTGGGTACCGGCGGCGTTTCCATCGCGGCGTTGCAGATCGCGAAGATGACGGGTGCGGCGGTTATCGTCACGTCGTCTTCTGACGAGAAGCTGGAACGTGTCCGCGTCCTCGGTGCCGACCATGTGATCAACTATCGCCAAATGCCGGACTGGGGAAAGCGCGTGCGAGACCTCACGGGAGGCGGCGTAGATCATGTCGTTGAGGCCGGGGGGCCCGGCACGCTTGCCCAATCCATCACAGCGGTGCGCGTAGGGGGCCATATCTCGTTAATAGGCGTTCTGACCGGGCTACAAGGTGAAGTGCCGACCGTCGATCTGATGGCCAAGCAGGCCCGCCTGCAAGGACTTATGGTCGGCAGCAGGCGCCAGCAGCAGGATTATGTCGTTGCGCTCGAACAGTCGGGGATGCGCCCTGTCCTGGACAGCAGCTTCCCCCTCGATCAGTTGGCCGACGCCTTCCGTTACCAGGCCAGTGGCGTCTATTTCGGCAAGGTCGCCGTTGAATGGTGA
- a CDS encoding SRPBCC family protein, with protein sequence MNEIFWPEDYIPGFTDNFASNEAIVAGLSGSDIWPFLSKALLWPTYYSNSANIRFYDGKGPELEDGVRFYFETFGLPVEAQVLEYVPPAEGKPGRVGWHGWGGEGDTRFDVYHSWLIEDLPSGRVRILTQESQKGKPAQELAKTKPNVMINGHQDWLDGLVAAARKGRS encoded by the coding sequence ATGAATGAGATTTTCTGGCCCGAGGATTACATCCCTGGCTTCACCGACAACTTCGCATCAAACGAAGCTATTGTTGCAGGACTAAGCGGTAGCGATATTTGGCCATTCCTCAGCAAGGCCTTGCTTTGGCCGACCTACTATTCGAACTCAGCCAATATCCGTTTCTATGACGGCAAGGGGCCAGAGCTCGAGGACGGCGTGCGTTTCTACTTCGAGACCTTCGGTTTGCCGGTGGAAGCGCAGGTTTTGGAGTACGTTCCACCGGCCGAAGGTAAGCCGGGGCGCGTTGGCTGGCATGGCTGGGGCGGCGAAGGCGATACACGCTTCGACGTGTATCACTCCTGGCTGATCGAGGATCTCCCAAGCGGGCGGGTGCGCATCCTCACGCAGGAATCCCAGAAGGGCAAACCAGCCCAGGAACTCGCCAAGACGAAGCCCAACGTGATGATCAACGGTCATCAGGACTGGCTCGACGGTCTGGTCGCCGCGGCACGGAAAGGGAGGTCGTAA
- a CDS encoding EthD family reductase → MVELIVLYKTPNDPKHFEKYYREVHGPMTTKLAGVRSYCYGPVRAVDGGAGEFFWYWSGTFDSTQAAIDAMASPEGQAGAADVPNYYHDVPLFMFFEK, encoded by the coding sequence ATGGTCGAACTCATCGTTCTCTACAAGACACCCAACGATCCTAAGCATTTCGAGAAGTACTATCGCGAAGTCCACGGGCCGATGACCACCAAACTGGCCGGAGTTAGAAGCTACTGCTATGGGCCTGTCCGTGCGGTGGACGGCGGTGCCGGCGAATTCTTCTGGTACTGGTCCGGCACATTCGACAGCACTCAGGCTGCCATCGATGCCATGGCCTCCCCGGAAGGCCAGGCGGGCGCTGCCGACGTGCCGAACTACTATCACGATGTTCCGCTCTTCATGTTCTTTGAAAAGTAA
- a CDS encoding helix-turn-helix domain-containing protein, whose translation MASLAVATRRTYVDRESLHHALTSDLVGWTVSETREAPLLTHVVSHRLGDIRLVELSGNPFGAVRGRAEISGDGDTYLGILYQRFGSTLCRRGDHLVIVGPGEICVWHSGRPVSFEMPEKFEKLCMIVPIARFESVLYNAETYEGLHLPGGSNLATLLGSYLSTLTDSVMTRNDSTPFDAVDVTLELLGAAFRAQRRSSTIAPRDQLFARISDDIEARLDDVNLSPTRIAEANGISIRYLYTLFSEQGETVSGWVRRRRLLRCRAELDGADTEASITEIAYRWGFNDSAHFSRLFKASFGMSPTQYRSSRRLGASDK comes from the coding sequence ATGGCAAGCCTGGCAGTCGCGACGCGGCGGACATATGTCGATCGGGAGTCTCTCCATCACGCCTTGACTTCCGATCTGGTTGGCTGGACCGTTTCTGAAACGCGCGAGGCTCCTCTTCTCACGCACGTTGTGTCACATCGCCTGGGTGACATCCGCCTCGTCGAGCTATCCGGCAATCCGTTTGGAGCGGTACGCGGGCGCGCGGAGATATCGGGGGACGGCGACACGTACCTTGGAATCCTATATCAAAGATTCGGCTCGACCCTGTGTAGGAGAGGCGACCACCTCGTGATCGTCGGCCCCGGCGAAATCTGCGTCTGGCATAGTGGGCGCCCAGTTTCATTTGAGATGCCTGAAAAATTCGAGAAGCTGTGCATGATCGTCCCGATCGCGCGGTTTGAAAGCGTGTTGTACAACGCCGAGACCTACGAGGGCTTGCACTTGCCTGGTGGCAGCAACCTGGCCACGCTTCTGGGTTCCTATTTGTCGACATTGACCGATAGCGTGATGACGCGGAACGATAGCACGCCTTTTGACGCCGTCGACGTAACGCTGGAACTGCTGGGAGCCGCATTCCGGGCACAGCGGCGATCGTCAACAATAGCGCCTCGCGATCAGCTATTTGCGCGCATCAGCGACGATATCGAAGCCCGCCTTGATGACGTCAATCTATCGCCGACGAGGATTGCCGAAGCTAATGGGATCTCGATTCGATATCTTTATACGCTGTTCAGCGAACAGGGCGAGACCGTATCAGGGTGGGTGCGAAGACGACGTCTCCTGCGTTGCCGAGCAGAGTTAGACGGAGCAGATACCGAGGCCTCCATAACCGAGATCGCCTATAGGTGGGGTTTCAATGATTCCGCCCATTTCAGCCGATTGTTCAAAGCCTCTTTCGGAATGTCGCCGACACAATATCGGTCTTCGCGACGGTTGGGTGCATCCGACAAGTAA
- a CDS encoding serine hydrolase domain-containing protein has protein sequence MNARRNAFSLLTALFVAICLPITAASQTIPNRTAIDAEVSKILARTHANGMAVAVIDHGKVDYVDAYGIRNAKGDPLTTDTVMYGASLTKTVFAYTVMQLVDQGKLKLDTPLKDYLEKALPSYGPDTVFPDKYGPYKDLADDPRWEKITPRMCLTHSTGFSNFWFIEPDQKLRIHFEPGTRFSYSGEGMILLQFVIEHGRTAQGLGLDVGDLAKADFNRLGMPRTSLVWKNGSDPNVADGWNDQGQPQPHEKRSKVRVAGSMNTTISDLSKFAAALVSGDGLSPASRAEITKPSLHITTAGLFPLFQPDLPVSEQRKDLASGLGVTVFDGPQGHGFFKGGHDGQTANTLICIEASQRCVLILSNDVRSEAGFVELVRFILGDIGEPYDWEYGDHAGKS, from the coding sequence ATGAATGCACGGAGAAATGCTTTTTCGCTTTTGACAGCGCTTTTCGTTGCCATATGCCTTCCCATCACGGCTGCTTCACAAACCATACCCAACCGCACGGCCATCGACGCCGAAGTTAGCAAGATACTGGCTCGCACCCACGCCAACGGTATGGCCGTTGCAGTCATCGATCACGGCAAGGTCGACTACGTCGACGCCTACGGCATCCGTAACGCCAAAGGAGATCCGTTGACCACGGACACGGTCATGTACGGCGCCTCTCTCACCAAGACAGTGTTTGCCTACACCGTCATGCAACTGGTCGATCAGGGCAAGCTCAAACTTGACACACCGCTCAAAGACTACCTGGAAAAGGCGCTCCCGAGCTATGGCCCCGATACCGTTTTCCCAGACAAGTACGGGCCCTATAAAGATCTGGCCGACGATCCGCGTTGGGAAAAGATCACGCCGCGTATGTGCCTGACTCATTCCACCGGCTTCAGCAACTTCTGGTTTATTGAGCCCGACCAGAAACTGCGCATCCATTTCGAACCCGGCACTCGTTTCAGCTATTCGGGTGAAGGGATGATCCTGCTGCAGTTCGTGATTGAACACGGGAGAACGGCGCAGGGGTTGGGGCTGGACGTCGGCGATCTGGCCAAGGCAGATTTCAACCGTCTGGGAATGCCCCGCACAAGCCTTGTGTGGAAGAACGGTTCCGACCCCAACGTGGCGGATGGCTGGAACGATCAGGGCCAACCGCAGCCCCACGAGAAGCGCAGCAAGGTGCGCGTGGCGGGATCGATGAATACCACCATCTCAGACCTGTCAAAGTTTGCCGCGGCACTGGTGAGCGGCGATGGCCTGAGTCCGGCCTCGCGCGCCGAAATCACAAAGCCAAGCTTGCATATCACGACTGCCGGTCTGTTCCCGCTCTTCCAGCCCGATTTGCCTGTGAGTGAACAGCGCAAGGATCTGGCTTCGGGGCTGGGAGTCACTGTATTTGACGGCCCGCAGGGCCACGGCTTCTTTAAGGGCGGCCATGATGGACAGACCGCGAATACTCTGATCTGTATCGAGGCCAGTCAGCGCTGCGTGTTGATCCTTTCGAATGATGTTCGCTCGGAAGCGGGCTTCGTCGAGTTGGTGCGGTTTATCCTCGGCGACATCGGCGAGCCTTATGACTGGGAATATGGCGACCACGCTGGGAAGTCTTGA